A genomic window from Streptomyces sp. WMMC940 includes:
- a CDS encoding SPFH domain-containing protein: MPATSTSLHHDDVPEMPAPKVREFAAHSIGGGLALLLALAGLAAGIALIVTGPTATAATAKVALVVLGIVVVAASAFSMCGLNMIAPGEARVVQLFGRYRGTIRTDGLRWVNPLTTRAKISTRIRNHETAVLKVNDAYGNPIELAAVVVWKVEDTAQAMFEVDDFREFVSTQTEAAVRHIAIEYPYDAHDEDGLSLRGNAEEITEKLALELRARVEAAGVHIVESRFTHLAYAPEIASAMLQRQQAGAVVAARRQIVDGAVGMVEAALSRITEEGLVELDDERKAAMVSNLMVVLCGDRAAQPVLNTGTLYQ; the protein is encoded by the coding sequence ATGCCTGCGACCAGCACATCCCTGCACCACGACGACGTACCCGAGATGCCCGCGCCGAAGGTCAGGGAGTTCGCCGCGCACAGCATCGGCGGGGGCCTGGCACTGCTGCTCGCCCTGGCCGGACTCGCGGCCGGCATCGCACTGATCGTGACGGGTCCCACAGCGACGGCGGCGACCGCGAAGGTCGCACTGGTCGTGCTCGGAATCGTCGTGGTGGCCGCCTCCGCCTTCTCGATGTGCGGGCTCAACATGATCGCACCGGGCGAGGCGCGGGTGGTGCAGCTCTTCGGCCGCTACCGGGGCACGATCCGCACGGACGGACTGCGCTGGGTCAACCCGCTGACCACCCGGGCGAAGATCTCCACCCGGATCCGCAACCACGAGACCGCGGTGCTCAAGGTCAACGACGCCTACGGCAACCCGATCGAGCTCGCCGCGGTGGTCGTGTGGAAGGTCGAGGACACCGCACAGGCGATGTTCGAGGTGGACGACTTCCGGGAGTTCGTCTCCACCCAGACCGAGGCGGCGGTGCGGCACATCGCGATCGAGTACCCGTACGACGCCCACGACGAGGACGGCCTGTCGCTGCGCGGCAACGCCGAGGAGATCACCGAGAAGCTCGCCCTGGAACTGCGCGCACGGGTCGAGGCGGCGGGCGTCCACATCGTCGAGTCCCGCTTCACCCACCTCGCGTACGCGCCCGAGATCGCCTCGGCCATGCTCCAGCGCCAGCAGGCGGGGGCCGTGGTCGCCGCCCGCCGGCAGATCGTGGACGGCGCGGTCGGCATGGTGGAGGCCGCGCTGTCGAGGATCACGGAGGAGGGCCTCGTGGAGCTGGACGACGAACGCAAGGCGGCGATGGTGTCGAACCTGATGGTGGTGCTCTGCGGGGACCGCGCCGCACAGCCCGTCCTGAACACGGGCACGCTCTACCAGTGA